The following are encoded together in the Proteiniphilum saccharofermentans genome:
- a CDS encoding LytR/AlgR family response regulator transcription factor, whose translation MKIVIVEDEFVAAQNLERMIQEVDGSTEILAVLQSVEESVEWFSINASPDVVFMDIHLADGDVFSVFEEVEILSPIIFTTAYDEYALKAFEVNSIDYLLKPIIRQDLERAMNKLTSLTSQQNNRELVSQIMQSMHESKIPYKRHFLIPNKDKLTPLPVDEIAYIYTEFKIAKIICFNQKTFSLDNSLDELMSQLNPAQFFRANRQYIVSHRAIEDMSIWFGGKLAVNLSMETPERIIVSRARNRDFKNWYMDNIL comes from the coding sequence ATGAAAATAGTAATTGTAGAAGATGAATTTGTTGCCGCACAAAACCTGGAGCGGATGATACAAGAAGTGGATGGAAGTACGGAAATTCTGGCCGTGCTGCAAAGTGTGGAAGAGTCTGTAGAGTGGTTTTCGATAAACGCTTCCCCCGATGTGGTTTTTATGGATATTCATTTGGCCGATGGTGATGTTTTCTCGGTTTTCGAGGAAGTTGAAATCCTTAGTCCCATTATCTTTACTACCGCCTACGATGAATATGCGTTAAAAGCATTCGAGGTAAACAGCATCGACTATCTGCTGAAACCGATCATCAGGCAGGATCTTGAGAGGGCGATGAACAAGCTCACTTCATTAACCTCCCAACAAAATAACAGAGAGCTTGTCTCGCAAATCATGCAATCGATGCATGAATCGAAGATACCCTATAAGAGGCATTTCCTCATTCCGAATAAAGACAAGCTTACCCCGCTGCCGGTGGATGAAATTGCCTATATCTATACCGAATTTAAAATAGCAAAAATTATCTGTTTCAATCAAAAGACATTCTCTCTGGACAATTCCCTCGATGAGTTAATGAGCCAGTTGAATCCGGCCCAATTCTTTCGTGCCAACCGGCAATATATTGTATCACATCGCGCCATAGAGGATATGTCAATTTGGTTCGGAGGTAAGCTGGCGGTAAATCTTTCGATGGAAACGCCCGAACGAATCATTGTAAGCCGGGCGCGCAATCGTGACTTTAAAAACTGGTACATGGATAATATCCTATAG
- a CDS encoding TolC family protein, protein MKMRIMNPDKQQFTCLLTLITLFVFPLSAQQKLTLDVCRTLALEQNREIRIAQNEMQAATHARKSAQTQYLPKVSFGGAWLRTGKAIQPLENDLFLPVVPFNTIDPATGRFNPEALKDPETAVNTLVFNPETGAPMVDQAGNPIFKNYAMLPADKLVFDHKNSYYARFTVTQPIFTGFKITEANHIARRAENIAKEKEVLTRAEVVAKTDEAFWRVVSLQEKLKLANAYEALLDRLVTDLENMYAEGIITRNDVLKAQVKQNEAKLKTLQAENGCALSKMALAQIIGMEESEIEVDTDTMEKPPLSMPASFYQEISPDNRAEITMLKEKAAIMESKRNIERSRFMPDVALTGGYGWMNPNPYNGLRSEFGGNWSVGVMVSIPIFTWGERRHDLHAAKLKTKNVQLELNEAREMIDLQIRQNRYRYSEALKKAEMTGLSRKQAEENMRMAKENLMEGRSRLTELLEAQLQWENASSEHIDALVEMRTTLLELDKSTGEIYNHLY, encoded by the coding sequence ATGAAAATGAGAATTATGAATCCAGACAAACAGCAATTTACCTGTTTATTGACACTGATCACACTCTTTGTTTTCCCTCTCTCTGCCCAGCAAAAACTCACGCTCGATGTGTGCCGTACGTTGGCGCTTGAACAGAACAGGGAAATTCGTATCGCGCAAAATGAGATGCAGGCAGCCACCCATGCCAGAAAATCCGCGCAAACACAATATCTTCCCAAAGTAAGTTTCGGAGGGGCATGGTTACGTACAGGCAAGGCTATTCAACCGCTGGAGAATGACCTGTTCCTTCCGGTAGTGCCGTTCAACACCATTGATCCCGCAACGGGGAGGTTTAATCCGGAAGCGTTGAAAGATCCCGAGACGGCTGTGAACACGCTTGTCTTCAATCCTGAAACAGGGGCGCCCATGGTCGATCAGGCGGGGAATCCCATCTTTAAGAACTACGCGATGCTGCCGGCCGATAAACTTGTTTTTGACCATAAGAACAGTTATTATGCCCGTTTTACCGTTACCCAACCGATCTTTACGGGTTTTAAAATCACGGAAGCCAACCACATTGCCAGGCGAGCTGAAAATATTGCCAAAGAGAAGGAGGTGCTGACCCGGGCGGAGGTCGTGGCCAAGACCGACGAAGCTTTTTGGCGTGTGGTGTCGCTACAGGAAAAATTGAAGCTGGCAAATGCTTATGAAGCGTTGCTCGACAGGCTGGTCACCGACCTCGAGAATATGTATGCCGAGGGTATCATTACGCGGAATGATGTGTTGAAAGCCCAGGTAAAACAAAACGAAGCAAAACTGAAAACATTGCAGGCCGAAAACGGATGCGCGCTCTCAAAAATGGCGCTGGCACAGATTATCGGGATGGAAGAGAGCGAGATAGAGGTCGATACGGATACTATGGAAAAGCCTCCGCTTTCCATGCCGGCTTCTTTCTACCAGGAAATCTCTCCCGATAACCGGGCAGAGATAACCATGTTGAAGGAGAAGGCAGCCATCATGGAGTCGAAAAGAAATATCGAACGTTCCAGATTTATGCCCGATGTGGCGCTTACCGGGGGGTATGGATGGATGAATCCTAATCCCTACAATGGATTGAGAAGTGAGTTCGGGGGAAATTGGAGTGTGGGAGTAATGGTCTCGATACCTATTTTTACTTGGGGTGAACGCCGACATGATCTCCATGCCGCGAAGCTGAAGACGAAGAATGTACAGCTTGAACTCAACGAAGCCCGCGAAATGATTGACCTGCAAATTCGCCAGAATCGCTATCGATACAGTGAGGCATTGAAAAAAGCGGAGATGACCGGGCTTTCCAGAAAGCAGGCTGAAGAAAATATGCGCATGGCAAAAGAGAACCTGATGGAAGGCCGGAGCCGCCTGACTGAATTGCTTGAAGCCCAACTGCAATGGGAGAATGCCTCCTCGGAACATATCGACGCGCTGGTGGAGATGAGGACAACACTTCTGGAACTGGATAAATCGACAGGCGAGATTTACAATCACCTTTATTGA
- the pyrI gene encoding aspartate carbamoyltransferase regulatory subunit — translation MGKELQVAALENGTAIDHIPSDAVFKVVSLLQLQKLNNRITIGNNLKSSKMGSKGIIKVSDKFFREDELNRIALVAPNVNLNIIRNFEVVEKKKVVLPDEIVEIMKCNNPKCITNNEPMKTRFHVTDKEKVELQCHYCEVKIKKEEVVLL, via the coding sequence ATGGGAAAAGAACTACAGGTTGCAGCGCTCGAGAATGGCACAGCCATCGATCATATACCCAGTGATGCCGTTTTCAAAGTGGTCTCACTGCTTCAACTGCAGAAACTGAACAACCGGATCACTATCGGCAATAATCTGAAGAGCAGCAAGATGGGATCCAAAGGGATCATCAAGGTATCGGATAAATTCTTCCGTGAAGATGAACTCAACCGTATTGCTTTGGTTGCGCCTAATGTAAATTTGAATATTATCCGTAATTTCGAGGTGGTAGAGAAAAAGAAGGTGGTACTTCCCGATGAGATTGTGGAGATCATGAAGTGCAACAATCCCAAATGTATCACCAACAATGAACCGATGAAAACCCGGTTCCATGTGACAGACAAAGAAAAAGTGGAACTTCAGTGCCACTACTGCGAAGTAAAAATAAAAAAAGAAGAAGTAGTCCTTCTATAA
- the metA gene encoding homoserine O-acetyltransferase MetA, translating to MPVNIPDKLPAIEILKKEHIFVMDDLRASTQDIRPLRILILNLMPVKVTTETDLIRLLSNSPLQVEIEFLGLSTHTPKNTPIEHLMSFYTNFSKIKNAYYDGMIITGAPVEMLPFDEVKYWKEFTQILDWARTHVTSTFYICWGAQAALHHFYGINKYPLEKKLFGVFKHRINDPSFPLFRGFDDEFYAPHSRHTTILAEEINRHPALTILSESDEAGVYIVTSRGGREFYVTGHSEYSPSTLHKEYIRDKEKGMDSVALPENYYRNNDPEQPPLVQWRSHANLLYINWLNYFVYQATPFNIEEVAQLGEL from the coding sequence ATGCCCGTCAATATACCCGATAAATTACCCGCGATTGAGATATTAAAAAAGGAGCATATTTTTGTGATGGACGATTTGCGTGCATCCACACAGGATATACGTCCGCTGAGAATCCTGATTCTCAACCTGATGCCGGTCAAAGTCACGACCGAGACCGATCTTATACGCCTTCTGTCCAATTCTCCGCTTCAGGTTGAGATTGAATTTCTGGGACTCTCCACGCATACTCCCAAGAATACGCCTATCGAGCACCTCATGTCGTTTTACACCAATTTCTCCAAAATAAAAAATGCCTATTACGACGGGATGATTATCACCGGAGCACCGGTAGAAATGCTGCCTTTTGATGAGGTGAAGTATTGGAAAGAGTTCACCCAGATTTTAGATTGGGCACGTACGCATGTCACCTCCACTTTCTATATCTGCTGGGGGGCCCAGGCTGCATTGCATCATTTTTACGGTATCAATAAATATCCGTTGGAGAAAAAACTCTTCGGCGTTTTCAAGCATAGGATAAACGATCCTTCATTCCCCTTGTTCCGCGGCTTCGATGACGAATTCTATGCACCTCACAGCAGGCATACCACTATCCTGGCCGAAGAGATCAACCGGCATCCCGCTCTGACCATTCTCTCCGAATCGGATGAAGCCGGCGTATATATTGTCACTTCGCGTGGCGGAAGGGAGTTTTACGTAACCGGCCACTCCGAATACTCTCCTTCCACCCTGCATAAGGAATATATACGTGACAAGGAGAAAGGGATGGACTCTGTCGCACTGCCTGAAAACTATTACAGGAACAATGATCCTGAACAACCCCCGTTAGTGCAATGGAGATCTCACGCCAATCTGTTATACATAAACTGGTTGAATTACTTTGTATATCAGGCCACTCCATTCAACATCGAAGAGGTTGCACAGTTGGGAGAGTTGTAA
- a CDS encoding efflux RND transporter periplasmic adaptor subunit, with protein MMQLTNKIAYTTCLLAIFAGGCSTKTTENSGHSATSPATATKVTVQVAKEMAYIPVLNFTGTAEANREAALGASIPGRVEKIHFSKGSYVPEGAVIAEMSDEMLIQAQIELETIRKDFERISRLKEKESVSVMDYDHMKAKFDASQTKVNMLKKNTSITAPFGGVLTDITVQEGENYTFVPSVSSDLKMQSGILTIRQLNPLKITVEVNEKEINSISRGQHADVVFDAYPDEPVSGKVSYISPVLSSVTRTATVEVTIPNREMKLKPGMFGRVSISMPQTTGVFVPVNALYRQQGTGEDYLFMVVDQNRVTRRKVTRGESKGNLVRIPEIRADEYVVVDGKNKLDDGSLIEMVNK; from the coding sequence ATGATGCAACTGACAAATAAAATAGCTTACACAACCTGTTTGCTCGCCATTTTTGCGGGCGGATGCAGTACAAAAACGACAGAGAACAGCGGTCATTCCGCAACAAGTCCGGCAACTGCGACAAAAGTCACTGTGCAGGTTGCGAAAGAGATGGCGTATATTCCCGTGTTGAATTTTACAGGTACGGCCGAAGCAAACAGGGAAGCTGCTCTCGGAGCTTCTATCCCGGGACGGGTGGAGAAGATTCACTTCTCCAAGGGCAGTTATGTCCCGGAAGGAGCCGTGATAGCCGAGATGTCGGACGAAATGCTGATTCAGGCACAAATTGAATTGGAAACGATTCGCAAGGATTTTGAACGGATAAGCCGCCTGAAAGAAAAAGAGAGCGTGAGCGTGATGGACTACGACCATATGAAGGCCAAGTTCGACGCGTCGCAAACCAAAGTAAATATGCTGAAGAAGAATACCTCTATTACCGCTCCTTTCGGGGGAGTATTAACCGATATAACGGTGCAGGAGGGAGAGAATTATACGTTTGTCCCTTCGGTAAGCTCCGACCTGAAAATGCAGAGCGGTATACTTACCATACGCCAGCTCAATCCGCTGAAAATAACTGTAGAAGTGAACGAAAAAGAGATTAACTCCATCAGCCGGGGACAACATGCGGATGTGGTGTTTGATGCTTATCCGGATGAACCCGTTTCAGGGAAAGTGAGCTATATTTCACCTGTCCTGTCGTCGGTGACCCGTACCGCCACGGTAGAGGTTACCATTCCCAACAGGGAAATGAAATTGAAACCGGGTATGTTCGGCAGGGTTTCGATCTCGATGCCGCAGACAACCGGCGTGTTTGTTCCCGTAAATGCCCTGTACAGGCAACAGGGAACGGGCGAAGACTACCTCTTTATGGTCGTCGACCAGAACCGGGTCACCCGTCGGAAAGTCACGCGTGGCGAATCAAAAGGGAACCTTGTCCGGATCCCCGAAATCCGTGCCGATGAGTATGTGGTTGTCGATGGGAAAAATAAATTGGACGACGGTTCGCTTATTGAAATGGTGAATAAATAA
- a CDS encoding efflux RND transporter permease subunit translates to MKLPEIGVKRPVATAMLFIAIILLGIVSLKMLPLDLMPEMEFPSVTVITVYPGASANEVEEQVTKPLETVLSAAERLTEIKSTSKENVSFIQLSYEWGGDVTSAANNARDLIELGKNRLPAAAQQPIIYKINSSMMPVLAYAINADAHYNGIEHIVEEDIASALRKVEGVGTVLYLGQPEREIKVNINPQQMKAYGLSTSQISTMLKANNINIPAGNINLGVYDFSVRVPGKFESVDEIGNTVLKAFNGQVVRLRDVADIEDTFKEKESFARNHIGEGVALMVQKQSGANTVEVVDAVRAKMAELEQQLPADIRVNEVLSSEEIITGSIRNLTSSIWYALVFVTLVVLMFLREWKSSFIVFITMPVSLISAFIAMYIMDYTINIFSLMSLVIAIGMVVDNAIVVLENITQHIEKGADPKQAAIFGTSEMGMAIIASTATTLVVFLPLLFMGGIVGIMFKQLAILTVVCMTMSLFAALTLTPMLSSKLLKRTPRDKEEQRRSKLYTASEKIFNRIEDGYKRVLGWAVFHKGVTLVVALLVFVLTMWLGKRIGTDYIPDFDAGTVSVVFETEVGTAANQTDSVGQQILKIMLDEIPEIADGAIASISGQTRDGALTTVGFKEGKNVGTVLCHLVPVEQRSRSAAEVAESIRQRVEAIPQIEEVSIQGGSALATAVTGNKKPIEIIVSGNDLDKIKAVALDFEKKMIAEKSFTDVTTTVDPGKLEVQVRVDKEKASQMALNVAMVGMQVRQNLYGTESGEFTEEGSDYGVVIQYAPEYRNEVSKLREMQITNLLGQQIPLSSVADIVEESGPIEIQRLSQQRYVKTVANLNDISLGEATRLAQQLIDETTVPEGITVEIGGQVDDQSSSFQSLYLIFFLGIALVYMVMAAQFESFKDPFIILFAIPFTLVGVILAFFITNITLSVVTFIGLIMLVGIVVNNGIVLVDYTNMLRKRNYSLRDAVMEAGRSRLRPVLMTSLTTILGMLPMALSTGMGKEMYAPLGVTIIGGLFVSVLTTLILVPTMYTALYHRTLVKDRISVRLGKGTDKTEENRTN, encoded by the coding sequence ATGAAATTACCCGAAATAGGTGTGAAAAGACCTGTGGCAACCGCCATGCTGTTCATAGCAATTATCCTGCTGGGAATCGTATCGCTCAAGATGTTGCCGCTTGACCTGATGCCGGAAATGGAGTTCCCTTCCGTGACGGTGATCACCGTATATCCCGGAGCCTCGGCCAACGAGGTGGAAGAACAGGTCACCAAGCCATTGGAAACCGTGCTCTCTGCCGCAGAGCGTTTGACGGAAATCAAATCGACATCGAAAGAGAACGTCTCATTCATTCAACTCAGTTATGAATGGGGAGGTGATGTGACCTCCGCGGCAAACAATGCGCGCGACCTGATCGAGTTGGGAAAGAATCGACTGCCGGCAGCAGCACAACAACCCATTATCTACAAGATCAACTCCTCGATGATGCCGGTTCTGGCGTATGCCATCAATGCCGATGCCCATTACAACGGTATCGAGCATATTGTGGAGGAAGATATCGCCTCTGCCCTGCGCAAGGTGGAAGGGGTGGGGACAGTGCTCTATTTGGGACAACCCGAACGTGAGATAAAAGTAAATATCAATCCGCAACAGATGAAGGCATACGGACTGTCAACGTCGCAGATATCCACGATGCTTAAAGCCAATAACATCAATATCCCCGCGGGAAACATCAATCTGGGTGTGTACGATTTCTCTGTGCGTGTGCCCGGGAAATTCGAATCGGTGGATGAAATAGGTAATACGGTGTTGAAAGCGTTCAACGGTCAGGTTGTACGGTTGAGAGATGTGGCCGACATCGAGGATACGTTCAAGGAAAAAGAATCGTTTGCCCGTAATCACATCGGCGAAGGAGTGGCTTTGATGGTACAGAAACAGTCGGGAGCCAATACCGTGGAGGTGGTGGATGCCGTCCGTGCGAAGATGGCAGAGCTTGAGCAACAACTACCTGCAGATATCCGGGTGAACGAGGTGCTCAGCTCGGAAGAGATCATTACCGGTTCCATCAGGAACCTCACCTCTTCTATATGGTACGCCCTTGTCTTTGTAACGTTGGTTGTCCTTATGTTCCTGCGTGAGTGGAAATCGAGCTTCATTGTCTTCATCACCATGCCGGTATCTCTTATTTCCGCATTCATAGCGATGTATATCATGGACTATACCATCAACATATTTTCGTTGATGTCGCTCGTGATTGCCATAGGAATGGTGGTGGATAATGCGATCGTGGTGCTCGAAAATATCACGCAGCATATCGAAAAGGGAGCCGATCCCAAACAGGCGGCTATCTTTGGAACTTCGGAGATGGGCATGGCTATTATTGCATCAACGGCGACAACATTGGTGGTATTTCTCCCGCTCCTTTTTATGGGGGGGATTGTAGGAATCATGTTTAAACAGCTTGCCATTCTTACGGTCGTCTGCATGACCATGTCGCTCTTCGCGGCGCTTACACTCACTCCTATGCTTTCGTCGAAGCTGCTGAAGAGGACTCCTCGCGATAAGGAAGAACAGCGCCGTTCTAAACTCTATACTGCCAGTGAAAAGATATTCAACCGGATCGAAGACGGGTACAAACGGGTACTGGGATGGGCGGTTTTTCATAAAGGCGTGACGTTGGTCGTGGCACTGCTTGTTTTTGTGTTAACGATGTGGTTAGGCAAACGAATAGGTACCGACTATATTCCCGATTTTGACGCGGGAACGGTATCCGTAGTGTTCGAAACCGAAGTAGGAACGGCGGCAAATCAAACAGACAGCGTCGGGCAGCAGATATTAAAAATTATGCTCGACGAAATACCTGAAATAGCCGACGGCGCCATCGCGTCGATCTCGGGGCAGACACGTGACGGGGCGCTTACAACCGTAGGTTTCAAAGAGGGGAAAAACGTAGGGACGGTACTTTGTCACCTTGTGCCGGTTGAGCAACGGAGTCGCTCTGCCGCCGAAGTGGCCGAATCTATCCGTCAGCGGGTGGAAGCGATCCCGCAAATAGAGGAAGTGAGTATACAGGGAGGGAGCGCGCTGGCTACTGCCGTAACGGGAAATAAAAAACCCATCGAAATTATTGTTTCCGGAAATGATCTGGATAAAATCAAAGCTGTGGCTCTTGATTTTGAGAAAAAAATGATAGCCGAGAAGTCGTTTACCGATGTCACAACCACTGTCGATCCCGGCAAGTTAGAGGTACAGGTGCGGGTCGATAAGGAGAAAGCATCACAGATGGCATTAAATGTTGCCATGGTGGGGATGCAGGTACGGCAGAACCTGTACGGCACCGAGTCGGGTGAGTTTACCGAAGAGGGAAGCGATTACGGTGTGGTGATACAATATGCGCCGGAGTACCGCAATGAAGTGTCGAAACTCCGTGAAATGCAGATTACCAACCTGCTGGGGCAACAGATACCCCTCTCGTCGGTTGCCGATATTGTGGAAGAGAGCGGTCCGATTGAGATACAGCGCCTGTCACAACAGAGATATGTGAAAACTGTCGCCAATTTAAATGATATCTCCCTGGGTGAAGCTACCCGGCTGGCCCAGCAGTTGATCGATGAAACCACCGTCCCGGAGGGTATAACCGTTGAGATCGGTGGACAGGTAGATGACCAGTCTTCATCATTTCAATCGCTCTATCTGATTTTCTTTTTGGGTATAGCGCTGGTGTATATGGTGATGGCGGCGCAATTTGAATCGTTTAAAGACCCCTTTATCATTCTTTTTGCCATTCCCTTTACCCTTGTGGGGGTTATCCTGGCGTTCTTTATCACCAATATCACGTTAAGCGTTGTCACCTTCATCGGACTGATCATGCTTGTAGGGATTGTAGTGAATAACGGAATCGTGCTGGTCGACTATACCAATATGCTGCGTAAACGGAACTATTCTCTTCGTGATGCCGTGATGGAGGCCGGGCGCTCGCGTCTGCGCCCCGTACTGATGACCTCGCTTACCACCATCCTCGGTATGTTGCCCATGGCGCTCAGTACAGGAATGGGAAAAGAGATGTATGCCCCGCTGGGTGTCACGATTATTGGCGGACTGTTCGTGTCGGTGCTCACCACCCTGATACTGGTTCCCACCATGTATACGGCGCTCTATCACCGTACATTGGTAAAGGATCGTATCTCGGTACGATTGGGCAAGGGAACAGATAAAACAGAAGAGAATAGGACAAATTAA
- a CDS encoding PG0541 family transporter-associated protein — protein sequence MKFIYITCNVSMLETLTLFLNEMEYADYQVIEQVTAMSRWGEPRQNTAVWPGYNSAIIVQEVDPVKAKGLIGEINKMNAAAFNNSELVAAYMWGIEEYTVVKPVE from the coding sequence ATGAAGTTTATCTATATTACATGTAACGTAAGTATGCTGGAAACCCTGACACTTTTCCTCAATGAAATGGAGTATGCCGATTATCAGGTAATAGAGCAGGTGACAGCCATGAGCCGGTGGGGAGAACCCCGGCAAAATACCGCCGTATGGCCGGGTTACAACTCTGCCATTATTGTGCAGGAGGTTGATCCGGTGAAAGCAAAGGGGTTGATCGGAGAAATCAATAAGATGAATGCGGCAGCGTTCAACAACAGTGAACTTGTCGCCGCCTACATGTGGGGAATAGAGGAGTACACCGTGGTAAAACCGGTTGAATGA